The region CCCATTCAAAGTTTAGGATACCCTCAAACGGCAGGTTTATAAATTCAATGCGTAAGCCATAATACACAACAACGGCAGCAGCTGCAAGCTGACCGAGAAGCTTTAGCTTCGGAGATAGCTCGAATCGGTCATCCAACGCGCCAACCAGCACGATGATGGTACCGCCGAGGAAGATTCCGAGAGCCTGGTTCCCATCAATCCCCTGTTGTTCTAAGAACCCAGGGAACAGCAGCCAGTAACCCAGCGTAAATCCCGCATAGATGGCCAGTCCCCCCATGCGAGGCATCAACCGCTGATGGACTTTGCGATGGTTGGGCTTATCCACAGCGCCAATATAGATGGCGAATTTCTTCACAAGAGGTGTAGCAACGAGTGTCACGACGAGTGAAAGAATAAACCCGTATACATAAATCTCCATGTTTCCTCTCCTTAACGTTTCATCGTTTTTCTTGCTTTATTGTCTGCGTAGAATGACCTGGTTCCATAATACGGATAATGCGAATGTCGGCAGGAGCAGCTGCCGTCTCCACCGCTTCGGCTGTGACAGCAGCCGGTAGAGCCACTCAAGGTTAAGCTTCTGCCAGAAAACCGGTGCGCGCTTGACTCTGCCTGAGAGCACGTCAAGACTGCCGCCTACACCGATCGCCAGATTGACCGGAAGATCGGCAAGATGCCGTGCGATCCATTCTTCCTGTCGTGGCGCGCCCAGTGCTACAAACAATAAATGCGGTCGTTCTCGTCGTATATGCTCGATGATTCGTTTTTCTTCTTCTTCTGTGAAATACCCATCAAAATGCCCGCTGTAACAGGCATGTGGATATTGTTTTTTTAGTGTCTCCGCAGCACC is a window of Aneurinibacillus sp. REN35 DNA encoding:
- a CDS encoding WecB/TagA/CpsF family glycosyltransferase, yielding MDTQQRVNILGVPFLCASRKETVDILTRRIQENTQTHVVTANPEIVMMGRQSPSYMELLHGANVITPDGIGVVLASRWIGKPLPERVAGYELLHALMAQADMYGWKYVLVGASPESCAGAAETLKKQYPHACYSGHFDGYFTEEEEKRIIEHIRRERPHLLFVALGAPRQEEWIARHLADLPVNLAIGVGGSLDVLSGRVKRAPVFWQKLNLEWLYRLLSQPKRWRRQLLLPTFALSVLWNQVILRRQ